One Halosegnis longus DNA window includes the following coding sequences:
- a CDS encoding magnesium transporter: MSIRQTAVEAYREALPVVALSAVGGLFAGVVLGGMEAELAAVPGLLLLVPALLATRGNVYGSLGARLASALHQGLIEPRFDFADRRTRAAVAAAMANGVLMSCFAATAGFALLSVLGRDHATLATLLGIALIAGTVSGLLLTIAVVGVVFLGYRRGLNPDTLAGPVVTTTGDVVGVATMLAAARIVLALGGG; this comes from the coding sequence ATGAGTATCCGCCAGACCGCGGTCGAGGCCTACCGGGAGGCGCTTCCGGTGGTGGCACTCAGCGCGGTCGGCGGTCTGTTCGCCGGGGTCGTCCTCGGGGGGATGGAGGCCGAACTCGCGGCCGTTCCCGGGCTTTTGCTGCTCGTTCCCGCCCTCCTCGCGACCCGCGGTAACGTCTACGGCTCGCTGGGTGCACGGCTCGCGAGCGCGCTCCACCAGGGGCTCATCGAGCCGCGGTTCGACTTCGCGGACCGGCGGACCCGGGCGGCCGTCGCCGCCGCGATGGCAAACGGCGTCCTGATGAGCTGTTTCGCCGCGACCGCCGGCTTCGCACTGTTGTCGGTACTCGGGCGCGACCACGCCACGCTGGCGACGCTTCTCGGTATCGCGCTCATCGCCGGGACGGTCTCGGGACTCCTGCTCACGATTGCCGTCGTCGGCGTCGTCTTCCTCGGCTACCGTCGAGGGTTGAACCCCGACACGCTGGCCGGGCCGGTCGTCACGACGACGGGCGACGTGGTCGGCGTCGCGACGATGCTCGCGGCCGCCAGAATCGTCCTCGCGCTCGGGGGTGGGTAG
- a CDS encoding NAD(P)/FAD-dependent oxidoreductase produces the protein MTAYDVVVAGGGPAGLQFARELGARTDYRVCLLEANPSLADNDKSTGGTFEQVIDGFDVDESVVMGSSPSVVFEGPTARERLAIPNYVLDFPAFLEWLGEEAASDGVDVRTGARVTGPVVEDGRVVGVETREETVRATLVVDATGETGALTTELGMWNRNAGQRGIGKEFEVSGTFDSDAMVFRFDHEVAPGGYAWVFPGDDRFKVGVCWVNDFYERHAPDDRSIDDYLRSWLDRDDRWRADEIHATHAGAVVSDNSINQRATDGLVAVGDAVSSINPLFGEGIRPGMESARMAADVAIDALDAGDVSRERLAGYEQRWNGEKGGDWRLQRVVGELLYDFDAGQQDEFVRASGEFSRAGLDRLQQYELTLRDLLRLYPARASDVLKLPRVARHLA, from the coding sequence ATGACAGCCTACGACGTTGTGGTGGCGGGCGGGGGACCTGCCGGCCTGCAGTTCGCGCGCGAACTCGGCGCGCGCACCGACTACCGGGTGTGTCTGTTGGAGGCGAATCCGTCGCTCGCGGACAACGACAAGTCCACTGGTGGCACCTTCGAGCAGGTCATCGACGGCTTCGACGTGGACGAGTCGGTGGTGATGGGGTCGAGCCCGAGCGTCGTCTTCGAGGGGCCGACCGCGCGCGAGCGGCTCGCCATTCCGAACTACGTGCTCGACTTTCCGGCCTTCTTGGAGTGGCTCGGCGAGGAAGCAGCGAGCGACGGCGTCGACGTGCGGACCGGCGCTCGCGTCACCGGTCCCGTCGTTGAGGACGGACGGGTCGTCGGCGTCGAGACGCGCGAGGAGACGGTTCGGGCGACTCTGGTCGTGGACGCGACCGGCGAGACCGGCGCGTTGACGACCGAACTCGGCATGTGGAATCGAAACGCGGGCCAGCGCGGCATCGGCAAGGAGTTCGAGGTGTCGGGCACCTTCGACTCGGACGCGATGGTGTTCCGGTTCGACCACGAGGTCGCGCCCGGCGGCTACGCGTGGGTGTTCCCCGGCGACGACCGGTTCAAAGTCGGCGTCTGCTGGGTGAACGACTTCTACGAGCGCCACGCGCCGGACGACCGCTCCATCGACGACTACCTCCGGTCGTGGCTCGACCGCGACGACCGGTGGCGGGCCGACGAGATTCACGCCACCCACGCGGGCGCGGTGGTCTCTGACAACTCCATCAATCAGCGCGCGACGGACGGCCTCGTCGCCGTCGGCGATGCGGTGTCGAGTATCAACCCCCTGTTCGGCGAGGGGATTCGGCCGGGAATGGAGTCGGCGCGGATGGCTGCCGACGTTGCTATCGACGCGCTCGACGCCGGCGACGTGTCGCGCGAGCGGTTGGCCGGCTACGAGCAGCGGTGGAACGGCGAGAAGGGAGGAGACTGGCGGCTCCAGCGCGTCGTCGGCGAACTGCTGTACGATTTCGACGCCGGCCAACAGGACGAGTTCGTCCGAGCGTCGGGGGAGTTCTCACGGGCCGGACTCGACCGGCTCCAGCAGTACGAGCTCACGCTCCGTGACCTCCTGCGGCTGTATCCCGCGCGGGCGAGTGACGTGCTGAAGCTGCCACGCGTGGCGCGACACCTGGCCTAG
- a CDS encoding helix-turn-helix domain-containing protein, whose protein sequence is MSQTKPTGTRLTLDLWHPDCWAIEATSKTAGGVLAHAVYSSPEADSPESVNGLFTAFGESESEVDALLDEIRDVPHGGNVHELQERFGRERDAPGRVVTEFFLEYDPDDMVCPTLLEHGFVHSAPVRIEDGREEWQVVFAGDRSGIEPALDGVREQADATVEVESITSGDPRKSPREQRLDSLTPTQREAFETARAEGYYEWPREATTRELAAELDVSKTTYLEHLRKAEAKLLNPSS, encoded by the coding sequence ATGAGCCAGACGAAACCGACCGGGACGCGGCTAACCTTGGACCTGTGGCACCCCGACTGCTGGGCTATCGAGGCGACGAGCAAGACGGCGGGGGGTGTACTCGCGCACGCCGTCTACAGCTCCCCGGAGGCCGACAGCCCGGAGTCGGTCAACGGGCTGTTCACGGCGTTCGGCGAGAGCGAATCCGAGGTCGACGCGCTGCTCGACGAGATACGCGACGTGCCCCACGGGGGGAACGTCCACGAGCTACAGGAGCGATTCGGGCGCGAGCGCGACGCCCCCGGGCGCGTCGTCACGGAGTTCTTCCTCGAGTACGACCCCGACGACATGGTGTGTCCGACCCTGCTCGAACACGGCTTCGTCCACAGCGCGCCCGTCCGCATTGAGGACGGACGCGAGGAGTGGCAGGTGGTGTTCGCGGGCGACCGCAGCGGCATCGAGCCGGCGCTCGACGGCGTGCGCGAGCAGGCCGACGCCACCGTCGAGGTGGAGTCTATCACCAGCGGTGACCCCCGGAAGTCACCCCGCGAGCAGCGGCTCGACTCGCTGACGCCGACCCAGCGGGAGGCGTTCGAGACCGCGCGCGCGGAGGGGTACTACGAGTGGCCCCGCGAGGCGACGACCCGCGAACTCGCCGCCGAACTCGACGTGTCGAAGACGACGTATCTGGAACACCTCCGGAAGGCCGAGGCGAAGCTGCTGAATCCGTCGTCGTAG
- a CDS encoding magnesium transporter: MARWTVREILADMLPVLVVLTLVELASGLVLDTLQETLLQYPSLLVLVPVTIGMAGNLGSIMASRLSTATHLGLLSFEPTDETLAGNAVATVGLAATLFPVVGASAWAVQSLVGQTALPVATVVVVATLCGGILAVLSVAVSVTATYAAFRVGADPDDVVLPVVTNTCDVLGVLVLFAVVRLLI, translated from the coding sequence ATGGCGCGCTGGACCGTCCGGGAGATTCTCGCCGACATGCTCCCCGTGCTCGTCGTGTTGACGCTCGTCGAACTGGCGTCGGGGCTCGTCCTCGACACGCTACAGGAGACGCTGCTGCAGTACCCCTCCCTGCTCGTGCTCGTCCCGGTCACCATCGGGATGGCGGGGAATCTCGGCTCGATCATGGCCTCGCGGCTCTCGACGGCGACGCATCTCGGCTTGCTGTCGTTCGAACCGACCGACGAGACGCTGGCCGGCAACGCCGTCGCGACGGTCGGGTTGGCCGCGACCCTCTTTCCGGTCGTCGGGGCGAGCGCGTGGGCCGTCCAGTCGCTCGTCGGCCAGACCGCGCTCCCGGTCGCGACGGTGGTGGTCGTCGCGACGCTGTGTGGCGGGATACTCGCCGTGCTGTCGGTCGCGGTGAGCGTCACGGCGACCTACGCCGCCTTCCGGGTCGGTGCCGACCCCGACGACGTGGTGTTGCCCGTCGTCACGAACACCTGCGACGTGCTGGGCGTGCTCGTCCTGTTCGCCGTCGTCAGGCTCTTGATCTAA
- a CDS encoding acyl-CoA thioesterase yields MQDIWETRVRFEETDAQAVVFYGNYVTYQDETVSQYLRDIDYGWGQQSTFDIHVVNVDVNYRKSATFGDELVCAARIEQIGDASLTFEWECRRKADDAVCADGTVTHVCVRDGEPTRFPDELREAAVAYQETPPSPV; encoded by the coding sequence ATGCAGGACATCTGGGAGACGCGCGTGCGGTTCGAGGAGACGGACGCACAGGCCGTCGTCTTCTACGGCAACTACGTCACCTACCAGGACGAGACGGTCAGTCAGTACCTCCGCGACATCGACTACGGCTGGGGCCAGCAGTCGACGTTCGACATCCACGTCGTCAACGTCGACGTGAACTACCGGAAGTCGGCCACCTTCGGCGACGAACTCGTCTGTGCGGCCCGCATCGAGCAGATCGGCGACGCCTCGCTCACCTTCGAGTGGGAGTGTCGACGCAAAGCCGACGACGCGGTGTGTGCAGACGGGACCGTCACGCACGTCTGTGTCCGCGACGGCGAGCCGACGCGCTTCCCCGACGAGCTGCGCGAGGCGGCCGTCGCATACCAGGAGACACCGCCGTCGCCGGTGTAG
- a CDS encoding ABC transporter substrate-binding protein: MTERPIDRRTVLGITGAGAITLAAGCVSTTDDDEETATDSGGDGGDGGATATDTDTGGSGDPYTIGVVNSQTGSLSAFGERNARGLELALRDVNETTIGGRELDVIVEDSESTSSSGVSAAQKLVNQDGVPFLIGAVGSGVSLAIYESVIDGTDVVQLSQNSTGTDLSNYPGLLRMSPPGGVQSSALASLVDADGHDSVALAWVNNDYGQGLAETFRNEWDGDIVYDEPHDQGASSYSSVVSSMANSGADAWVFITYQPEFTTMAQEAYSNGYEAPYYGADSVQGSDVLDGTPEGSLEGMQVVVPSAAVDQENYQQFASDFESEYDQQPTSWAAFMYDCVITAALSIATADEFTGSALQGTVRDVTRPEGEEVFTFAEAMDVLGDDGTADDIDYQGVSGPIDFDENGDPVGFLQVLTVQDHEYVQTDTVQG, translated from the coding sequence ATGACAGAGAGACCCATTGACAGACGGACAGTACTCGGCATCACGGGCGCGGGAGCGATTACCCTCGCCGCCGGCTGTGTGAGCACGACCGACGACGACGAGGAGACGGCGACCGACTCGGGGGGCGACGGCGGTGACGGCGGAGCTACCGCCACGGACACCGACACCGGCGGGTCGGGGGACCCGTACACCATCGGCGTGGTGAACTCACAGACCGGCTCGCTGTCGGCGTTCGGCGAGCGCAACGCCCGCGGGCTGGAACTCGCGTTGCGTGACGTGAACGAGACGACCATCGGCGGCCGCGAGCTCGACGTCATCGTCGAGGACTCCGAGAGCACGTCGAGTTCGGGCGTCTCCGCGGCACAGAAGCTCGTGAACCAGGACGGCGTCCCGTTCCTCATCGGCGCGGTCGGGTCGGGGGTTTCGCTCGCAATCTACGAATCCGTCATCGACGGCACCGACGTGGTACAGCTGAGTCAAAACTCCACGGGAACGGACCTGAGCAACTACCCCGGCCTGCTCCGGATGTCGCCGCCCGGCGGCGTCCAGTCGTCCGCGCTGGCTTCGCTGGTCGACGCCGACGGCCACGACTCCGTCGCGCTGGCGTGGGTGAACAACGACTACGGACAGGGGCTCGCGGAGACGTTCCGCAACGAGTGGGACGGCGACATCGTCTACGACGAACCCCACGACCAGGGGGCGTCGTCGTACTCCAGTGTCGTCTCCTCGATGGCAAACTCCGGGGCCGACGCGTGGGTGTTCATCACCTACCAGCCGGAGTTCACGACGATGGCACAGGAGGCTTACTCCAACGGCTACGAGGCACCCTACTACGGGGCCGACTCCGTGCAGGGGTCGGACGTGCTGGACGGCACCCCCGAGGGGAGTCTCGAAGGGATGCAGGTCGTCGTCCCCTCCGCGGCGGTCGACCAGGAGAACTACCAGCAGTTCGCGTCCGACTTCGAGTCGGAGTACGACCAACAGCCCACCTCGTGGGCCGCCTTCATGTACGACTGCGTCATCACGGCCGCACTCTCCATCGCGACCGCAGACGAGTTCACCGGGAGCGCCCTGCAGGGAACGGTCCGCGACGTGACCCGTCCCGAGGGCGAGGAGGTGTTCACCTTCGCCGAGGCGATGGACGTGCTCGGCGACGACGGCACCGCCGACGACATCGACTACCAGGGCGTCTCCGGTCCCATCGACTTCGACGAGAACGGTGACCCGGTCGGCTTCCTGCAGGTGCTCACCGTCCAGGACCACGAGTACGTCCAGACCGACACCGTCCAAGGGTAG
- a CDS encoding ABC transporter ATP-binding protein: MSILELEGIDTGYGDVQVLDDLSMSLESDEIVCLIGPNGAGKSTVLKTVFGLLEPWTGSVRFRGDDIGGLAPEDIVREGVGYVPQTENVFGSLTIEENLRMGGVARDDDLDPVIEGLYDRFPVLEEKRRAKASTLSGGQRQLLAFARALMMEPEVLLIDEPSAGLAPNTADEVFADVQTVNDGGTAILMVEQNAHKGLGISDRGYVLDQGTVAYENEADSLLDDPEVSRLYLGG; the protein is encoded by the coding sequence GTGAGCATCCTCGAACTGGAGGGGATCGACACCGGCTACGGCGACGTGCAGGTGCTCGATGACCTCTCGATGTCCTTGGAATCGGACGAAATCGTCTGTCTCATCGGGCCGAACGGCGCGGGCAAGTCGACGGTCCTGAAGACGGTGTTCGGGCTGTTGGAGCCGTGGACCGGGTCGGTCCGGTTCCGCGGCGACGATATCGGCGGGCTCGCGCCCGAGGACATCGTCCGCGAGGGCGTCGGCTACGTTCCACAGACCGAGAACGTCTTCGGCTCGCTCACCATCGAGGAGAATCTCCGGATGGGCGGGGTCGCGCGCGACGACGACCTCGACCCGGTCATCGAGGGGCTGTACGACCGGTTCCCGGTGCTGGAGGAGAAACGGCGGGCGAAGGCGTCGACCCTCTCGGGGGGACAGCGCCAACTGCTCGCGTTCGCTCGCGCGCTGATGATGGAGCCGGAGGTGTTGCTCATCGACGAGCCGTCTGCCGGGCTCGCGCCCAACACGGCAGACGAGGTGTTCGCCGACGTGCAGACGGTCAACGACGGCGGCACGGCCATCCTCATGGTCGAGCAGAACGCCCACAAGGGGCTGGGTATCTCCGACCGCGGCTACGTCCTCGACCAGGGGACGGTCGCGTACGAGAACGAGGCCGACTCGCTGCTGGACGACCCAGAGGTGTCGCGGCTGTATCTGGGCGGCTAG
- a CDS encoding branched-chain amino acid ABC transporter permease: MAILELLANGLVFSSIIVLASIGLSLVYSIADFANFAHGDTMAVGAYAALLTFGVLGGVGPTVLALPVGFFIALAVGAAVAALVAVVTHVVVYEPLEVDSIGLLITSIGVAFVYRAIIQLRFGSNPIEFDIPLQRPIEALVPLGVRVTVHDVAIVATAALLVVGLHVLLQYTDLGRKMRATADNPDLARVSGIRTRRVEWWTWIIGAGLAGVGGGFLGLYNQLSPRMGFDILLVVFAAVILGGIGSVYGAMAGGLLIGVINQLMPAISDLAVALPLVPNVGPAYADSVAFLIMVAVLLVRPSGIAGGETT, encoded by the coding sequence GTGGCGATTTTGGAACTGCTGGCGAACGGACTGGTGTTTTCGAGCATCATCGTGCTTGCGAGCATCGGCCTGTCGCTGGTGTACTCGATTGCGGATTTCGCCAACTTCGCACACGGGGACACGATGGCCGTCGGCGCGTACGCCGCCCTGCTCACCTTCGGTGTTCTCGGCGGCGTCGGCCCGACGGTGCTCGCGCTCCCGGTCGGCTTCTTCATCGCCCTGGCCGTCGGGGCGGCCGTCGCCGCGCTCGTCGCCGTCGTCACCCACGTCGTCGTCTACGAGCCGCTGGAGGTGGACTCCATCGGCCTGCTCATCACCTCCATCGGCGTCGCGTTCGTGTATCGCGCGATTATCCAGCTGCGATTCGGGTCGAACCCAATCGAGTTCGACATCCCGCTGCAGCGACCCATCGAGGCGCTCGTTCCCCTGGGAGTTCGCGTCACCGTCCACGACGTGGCTATCGTCGCGACCGCGGCGCTGCTCGTCGTCGGACTCCACGTCCTGTTGCAGTACACTGACCTCGGCCGGAAGATGCGCGCGACCGCAGACAACCCCGACCTCGCGCGCGTCTCCGGGATTCGCACCCGCCGCGTGGAGTGGTGGACCTGGATTATCGGGGCCGGCCTCGCCGGCGTCGGCGGCGGCTTCCTCGGACTGTACAATCAGCTCTCGCCGCGGATGGGCTTCGACATCCTGCTGGTCGTCTTCGCGGCCGTCATCCTCGGAGGGATCGGCTCCGTCTACGGCGCGATGGCCGGCGGCCTGCTCATCGGCGTCATCAATCAGCTGATGCCCGCCATCTCCGACCTCGCCGTCGCGCTGCCGCTGGTCCCGAACGTCGGGCCGGCGTACGCCGACTCCGTCGCCTTCCTCATCATGGTGGCCGTCCTCCTCGTTCGGCCGTCGGGGATTGCCGGAGGTGAGACGACGTGA
- a CDS encoding DUF6663 family protein: MEQTTTGQFRVLAGRDGDEWLLLDTESGDPTYVPRGDAPDLEPGYRIDATLAWTDGDPTLSDYAVTDETRIRFTRTEEAIFEAATRCWDDAVSENSGMNARVTHGTDGDANGIVYTFADQPGQQDVFAEFRDGVKPLEPLLVRAAGGRGSYHEESQGATPPFEVFVIDPDEPFVVVYIVLDPDGFLAETVLDTYFATGSLSDRL; encoded by the coding sequence ATGGAGCAGACGACGACCGGGCAGTTCCGCGTGCTCGCCGGCCGCGACGGCGACGAGTGGCTCCTGCTCGACACCGAGAGCGGCGACCCCACCTACGTCCCCCGGGGTGACGCCCCCGACCTCGAGCCGGGCTACCGCATCGACGCCACCCTCGCGTGGACCGACGGCGACCCGACGTTGTCCGACTACGCGGTGACCGACGAGACGCGCATCCGGTTTACGCGCACCGAGGAGGCGATTTTCGAGGCCGCCACCCGGTGTTGGGACGACGCCGTCAGCGAGAACAGCGGGATGAACGCCCGCGTCACCCACGGCACCGACGGCGACGCCAACGGCATCGTCTACACCTTCGCTGACCAGCCCGGTCAACAGGACGTGTTCGCCGAGTTCCGCGACGGCGTGAAACCACTCGAACCGCTGCTCGTGCGCGCGGCCGGCGGGCGCGGGAGCTACCACGAGGAGAGCCAGGGCGCGACTCCCCCCTTCGAGGTGTTCGTCATCGACCCGGACGAGCCGTTCGTCGTCGTCTACATCGTGCTCGACCCCGACGGCTTCCTGGCCGAGACCGTCCTCGACACTTACTTCGCGACGGGGTCGCTCTCCGACCGGCTCTAG
- a CDS encoding ABC transporter ATP-binding protein: MSESETLTTGANREKDDTVLEVEGLRKAFGGLVATDDASFAVERGTITALIGPNGAGKSTIFNLVSGFYEPDAGTVRVNGTDVTGMEPHEVADEGLIRTFQTPRKLEGMTVREAMLVGASDQPGESFLKLFTDPSGVEAAERANVEDAHEMLEQFEIGHLATQPATDLSGGQMKLVELARAMLAEPEILLLDEPVAGVNPTLANKLSDHIARLNDEGVTLCLIEHDMEFVMNLADPVIVLDRGSVLVEGSPEAVRSDQRVIDAYLGGDSA; this comes from the coding sequence ATGAGTGAAAGCGAGACCCTAACGACCGGCGCGAACCGAGAGAAGGACGACACCGTGCTCGAAGTCGAGGGGCTGCGCAAGGCCTTCGGCGGGCTGGTGGCGACCGACGACGCCAGCTTCGCCGTCGAGCGCGGGACGATTACCGCGCTCATCGGCCCCAACGGCGCGGGGAAATCGACCATCTTCAACCTCGTCTCCGGCTTCTACGAGCCGGACGCGGGGACGGTTCGGGTCAACGGGACCGACGTGACCGGGATGGAGCCACACGAGGTGGCCGACGAGGGGCTCATCCGGACGTTCCAGACCCCCCGGAAGCTGGAGGGGATGACCGTCCGCGAGGCGATGTTGGTCGGCGCGAGCGACCAGCCCGGCGAGTCGTTCCTGAAGCTGTTCACCGACCCGTCGGGGGTCGAGGCCGCGGAGCGAGCGAACGTCGAGGACGCCCACGAGATGCTCGAACAGTTCGAAATCGGGCATCTCGCGACCCAGCCGGCGACGGACCTCTCTGGCGGGCAGATGAAGCTCGTGGAGCTGGCGCGTGCGATGCTCGCCGAGCCGGAGATTCTCCTGCTCGACGAGCCGGTCGCGGGCGTGAATCCGACGCTCGCCAACAAGCTGTCCGACCACATCGCCCGGCTCAACGACGAGGGCGTCACCCTGTGTCTCATCGAACACGACATGGAGTTCGTGATGAACCTCGCGGACCCGGTCATCGTGCTCGACCGCGGAAGCGTGCTCGTGGAGGGGTCACCCGAAGCGGTGCGCAGCGACCAGCGCGTCATCGACGCGTATCTCGGGGGTGACTCGGCGTGA
- a CDS encoding branched-chain amino acid ABC transporter permease → MTRAEQGVTLFVGGFGFLLVLALLTGTLTPSYTLYLAGLTGMYVLLSFGLNAQWGYTGLINFSVAAFFGIGAYATALVTATNSPLSIPGGVLVGLVLAILASAVVAVAIAIPTLRLRSDYLAIASLGLAEVVRQIVLNQRDWTNGSGGLRGIPDVFAGWPVLGELPEQLPGLQFTEYAVGIPGLFRVRVLGFTLDTPFWTDLLNFVVVVVFVVAVYLLLRRVHRSPWGRVLRTIRSDEDLASALGKDTYGFKLQSFVLGSIIMALGGIFYAFLAAYVSPGDLEPINTFYVWIAVILGGSGSNRGAMFGGFVVVAIREGTRFASDILPSQLPVNIPVLVDVYGAIVSDFGSTRLLIVGLLIVLVMRLRPEGVLPPQRELVWPSALEEKDE, encoded by the coding sequence ATGACGCGGGCCGAACAGGGCGTGACCCTGTTCGTCGGCGGCTTCGGCTTCCTGCTCGTGCTCGCACTGTTGACCGGCACGCTGACGCCGTCGTACACGCTGTATCTCGCCGGGCTGACGGGGATGTACGTCCTCCTCTCCTTCGGGCTGAACGCCCAGTGGGGGTACACCGGACTCATCAACTTCTCCGTCGCGGCCTTCTTCGGCATCGGCGCGTACGCGACGGCGCTCGTCACGGCGACCAACTCCCCGCTTTCGATTCCGGGCGGCGTCCTCGTCGGCCTGGTGCTCGCGATACTCGCGTCGGCGGTCGTCGCCGTCGCCATCGCGATTCCGACGCTGCGGCTCCGGTCTGATTACCTCGCCATCGCCTCGCTCGGGCTGGCGGAGGTCGTCCGGCAAATCGTCCTGAACCAGCGCGACTGGACGAACGGCTCGGGCGGCCTGCGGGGAATTCCGGACGTGTTCGCCGGCTGGCCCGTGCTCGGCGAACTTCCGGAACAGCTCCCGGGGTTGCAGTTCACGGAGTACGCGGTCGGCATTCCGGGACTGTTCCGGGTGCGCGTGCTCGGGTTCACGCTCGACACCCCGTTCTGGACGGACCTGCTGAACTTCGTCGTCGTCGTGGTGTTCGTCGTGGCCGTGTATCTCCTGCTCCGGCGGGTCCACCGGTCGCCGTGGGGGCGCGTCCTCCGGACGATTCGCTCCGACGAGGACCTCGCCTCGGCGCTGGGGAAAGACACCTACGGGTTCAAGCTCCAGTCGTTCGTGCTCGGCTCCATCATCATGGCGCTCGGGGGCATCTTCTACGCCTTCCTCGCAGCGTACGTCAGCCCCGGCGACCTCGAACCCATCAACACGTTCTACGTCTGGATTGCGGTCATCCTGGGCGGGAGCGGGTCGAATCGCGGGGCGATGTTCGGCGGCTTCGTCGTCGTCGCCATCCGCGAGGGAACGCGGTTCGCGAGCGATATTCTCCCCAGTCAGCTTCCCGTGAACATCCCGGTGCTCGTGGATGTGTACGGCGCAATCGTGAGCGACTTCGGCTCGACGCGACTGCTCATCGTCGGTCTGCTCATCGTGTTGGTGATGCGGCTCAGACCGGAGGGCGTGTTGCCGCCACAGCGCGAACTCGTCTGGCCGAGCGCACTGGAGGAGAAGGATGAGTGA
- a CDS encoding deoxyuridine 5'-triphosphate nucleotidohydrolase, producing MSSRSHSSPSRPASTRNCPVVVCSISEGWCGRGKRRRCDRHGFASRSASRGMYESGRYVARQLEPVADEQIQPNGVDLTLAAVERQREPGRIGTDGKTVGERETMEPADGVYRLEPGAYIARYGETIAVPDDHVGFVYPRSSLMRNSCMLNTAVWDAGYEGRGEGLLRVGHTIELEAGARIAQFVLAEADHEGRYDGTYQGERIE from the coding sequence GTGTCGAGCAGGAGCCACTCGTCGCCGTCGCGGCCGGCGAGCACGCGGAACTGCCCGGTCGTCGTCTGCTCCATATCGGAAGGATGGTGCGGGCGTGGAAAACGCCGACGGTGTGACCGACACGGCTTTGCGAGTCGCTCCGCGAGCCGAGGTATGTACGAGAGCGGACGCTACGTCGCCCGGCAGCTCGAACCCGTCGCCGACGAGCAGATACAGCCCAACGGCGTCGACCTGACGCTCGCGGCCGTGGAACGCCAGCGAGAGCCGGGACGCATCGGCACGGACGGGAAGACGGTCGGCGAGCGCGAAACCATGGAACCTGCAGACGGCGTCTACCGGCTGGAGCCGGGGGCGTACATCGCCCGCTACGGCGAGACCATCGCCGTGCCCGACGACCACGTCGGCTTCGTCTACCCGCGCTCGTCGCTGATGCGCAACTCCTGTATGCTGAACACGGCAGTGTGGGACGCCGGCTACGAGGGGAGAGGCGAGGGACTCCTTCGGGTTGGCCACACCATCGAACTGGAGGCCGGCGCGCGCATCGCACAGTTCGTCCTCGCGGAGGCGGACCACGAGGGGCGGTACGACGGGACGTATCAGGGCGAGCGCATCGAGTAG